The proteins below come from a single Trachemys scripta elegans isolate TJP31775 chromosome 16, CAS_Tse_1.0, whole genome shotgun sequence genomic window:
- the CREB3L4 gene encoding cyclic AMP-responsive element-binding protein 3-like protein 4 isoform X2 — MGEPSSPALQAVLFEPFPTSTVPSPDPPFALSEQAPALEKGFEEWAISGGSGLNDSEPEDFLNVLIDPNEVYSPGSDSGISDEPSSASPQPSEGAPAAFCDQSAPLHSDVVSIQLGDWSSPLLIPDACIVNELPSAPPSALARPGTVPMVVSTGDRQAAVALLQFPDLFLTDEEKRLLSQEGVSLPRNLPLTKAEERLLKKVRRKIRNKQSAQDSRRRKKEYIDGLENRVAACSAQNQQLQKKVQELEKHNLSLLGQLRKLQALIKPTSSKAAQTSTCVLILIFSLGLIIFPSYSPLRRGVRGSQDGYQPTGVISRNILNQGEFSELAEAPGTQEPLTPEPEPPVGEQLGPEAAAEDGVEGADGSQKKGTNTSAQTQLEQPAAPMGLPQGNGPGASRDAAKSVHADEM, encoded by the exons aTGGGGGAGCCCAGCAGCCCCGCACTCCAGGCTGTTCTCTTCGAGCCGTTCCCCACCAGCACCGTACCGAGCCCAGATCCCCCCTTCGCCCTCTCAGAGCAGGCTCCCGCCCTGGAGAAGGGCTTTGAGGAGTGGGCCATCAGCGGGGGCAGC GGGCTGAACGACAGTGAGCCCGAGGACTTCCTCAACGTGCTCATCGACCCCAACGAGGTATACAGCCCGGGCAGCGACAGTGGCATCTCGGACGAGCCCAGCtcagccagcccccagcccagcgaGGGGGCCCCCGCCGCCTTCTGTGACCAGAGCGCCCCCCTCCACAGCGACGTGGTCTCCATCCAGCTGG GTGACTGGTCGTCCCCCCTGCTGATCCCTGACGCCTGCATCGTGAACGAGCTGCCGTCTGCACCCCCGTCCGCCCTGGCCAGGCCTGGCACGGTGCCCATGGTGGTGAGCActggggacaggcaggcagctgtGGCCCTG ctgcagttcccggATCTGTTCCTGACGGACGAGGAGAAGCGGCTGCTCTCGCAAGAGGGGGTGTCCCTGCCCCGTAACCTGCCCCTCACCAAG GCCGAGGAGCGGCTCCTGAAGAAGGTGCGGAGGAAGATCCGGAACAAGCAGTCGGCCCAGGACAGCCGGCGGCGGAAGAAGGAATACATCGACGGGCTGGAGAACCG GGTGGCAGCATGTTCAGCCCAGaaccagcagctgcagaagaaggtgcagGAGCTGGAGAAACACAATTT GTCCCTGCTGGGCCAGCTGCGAAAGCTGCAAGCGCTGATCAAACCCACGTCCAGCAAGGCAGCGCAGACCAGCACCTGCGTCCTG ATCCTGATCTTCTCCCTGGGACTCATCATCTTCCCCAGCTACAGCCCCCTgcgcaggggggtgcggggcaGCCAGGACGGCTACCAGCCCACCGGAG tgaTCTCCAGGAACATCCTGAACCAGGGGGAGTTCTCAGAACTGGCCGAAGCCCCCGGCACCCAGGAGCCGCTGACCCCGGAGCCTGAACCACCCgtgggggagcagctggggccTGAGGCCGCGGCGGAGGatggagtggaaggggcagacGGGAGCCAGAAGAAGGGCACAAACACGTCCGCTCAGACCCAGCTGGAGCAGCCGGCGGCTCCcatggggctgccccaggggaACGGACCCGGAGCCAGCAGGGACGCAGCTAAGTCAGTCCATGCCGACGAGatgtga
- the CREB3L4 gene encoding cyclic AMP-responsive element-binding protein 3-like protein 4 isoform X1 yields the protein MGEPSSPALQAVLFEPFPTSTVPSPDPPFALSEQAPALEKGFEEWAISGGSGLNDSEPEDFLNVLIDPNEVYSPGSDSGISDEPSSASPQPSEGAPAAFCDQSAPLHSDVVSIQLGDWSSPLLIPDACIVNELPSAPPSALARPGTVPMVVSTGDRQAAVALQLQFPDLFLTDEEKRLLSQEGVSLPRNLPLTKAEERLLKKVRRKIRNKQSAQDSRRRKKEYIDGLENRVAACSAQNQQLQKKVQELEKHNLSLLGQLRKLQALIKPTSSKAAQTSTCVLILIFSLGLIIFPSYSPLRRGVRGSQDGYQPTGVISRNILNQGEFSELAEAPGTQEPLTPEPEPPVGEQLGPEAAAEDGVEGADGSQKKGTNTSAQTQLEQPAAPMGLPQGNGPGASRDAAKSVHADEM from the exons aTGGGGGAGCCCAGCAGCCCCGCACTCCAGGCTGTTCTCTTCGAGCCGTTCCCCACCAGCACCGTACCGAGCCCAGATCCCCCCTTCGCCCTCTCAGAGCAGGCTCCCGCCCTGGAGAAGGGCTTTGAGGAGTGGGCCATCAGCGGGGGCAGC GGGCTGAACGACAGTGAGCCCGAGGACTTCCTCAACGTGCTCATCGACCCCAACGAGGTATACAGCCCGGGCAGCGACAGTGGCATCTCGGACGAGCCCAGCtcagccagcccccagcccagcgaGGGGGCCCCCGCCGCCTTCTGTGACCAGAGCGCCCCCCTCCACAGCGACGTGGTCTCCATCCAGCTGG GTGACTGGTCGTCCCCCCTGCTGATCCCTGACGCCTGCATCGTGAACGAGCTGCCGTCTGCACCCCCGTCCGCCCTGGCCAGGCCTGGCACGGTGCCCATGGTGGTGAGCActggggacaggcaggcagctgtGGCCCTG cagctgcagttcccggATCTGTTCCTGACGGACGAGGAGAAGCGGCTGCTCTCGCAAGAGGGGGTGTCCCTGCCCCGTAACCTGCCCCTCACCAAG GCCGAGGAGCGGCTCCTGAAGAAGGTGCGGAGGAAGATCCGGAACAAGCAGTCGGCCCAGGACAGCCGGCGGCGGAAGAAGGAATACATCGACGGGCTGGAGAACCG GGTGGCAGCATGTTCAGCCCAGaaccagcagctgcagaagaaggtgcagGAGCTGGAGAAACACAATTT GTCCCTGCTGGGCCAGCTGCGAAAGCTGCAAGCGCTGATCAAACCCACGTCCAGCAAGGCAGCGCAGACCAGCACCTGCGTCCTG ATCCTGATCTTCTCCCTGGGACTCATCATCTTCCCCAGCTACAGCCCCCTgcgcaggggggtgcggggcaGCCAGGACGGCTACCAGCCCACCGGAG tgaTCTCCAGGAACATCCTGAACCAGGGGGAGTTCTCAGAACTGGCCGAAGCCCCCGGCACCCAGGAGCCGCTGACCCCGGAGCCTGAACCACCCgtgggggagcagctggggccTGAGGCCGCGGCGGAGGatggagtggaaggggcagacGGGAGCCAGAAGAAGGGCACAAACACGTCCGCTCAGACCCAGCTGGAGCAGCCGGCGGCTCCcatggggctgccccaggggaACGGACCCGGAGCCAGCAGGGACGCAGCTAAGTCAGTCCATGCCGACGAGatgtga
- the SLC39A1 gene encoding zinc transporter ZIP1, translated as MAEWPGPRADSEQMTWSPGSSMAALRSPTGLEVKLGSLVTLLLLTILCGLAPLCVFRPHGSGAGSLDTRRKVLSLVSCFAGGVFLATCLLDLVPDYLASINEALASLRVTLQFPLQEFILAMGFFLVLVMEQIVLAYKDQSGSLEETRALLGASAQDSTVQSQHWQEGPLRPAWGSAQERPHVHVDFNAHSAIRSFILVFSLSLHSVFEGLAVGLQQASAKVLEICLALLIHKCVIAFSLSLKLLQGRLRPRAVVGCLLLFALMSPLGIGLGVALTETSGALHQLSRSVLEGLATGTFIYITFMEILPHELGSSEQRILKVILLLAGFALVTSILFIKI; from the exons ATGGCTGAGTGGCCGGGGCCCAGGGCCGACTCCGAGCAGATGAcctggagccctggctccagcatgGCTGCACTCCGGTCCCCCACGGGCTTGGAGGTGAAGCTGGGTTCCCTGGtgacgctgctgctgctgaccaTCTTGTGCGGCCTAGCTCCACTCTGTGTCTTCCGGCCACACGGGAGCGGGGCCGGTTCGTTGG acACGCGCAGAAAGGTCCTGAGCTTGGTGAGTTGCTTTGCGGGTGGCGTGTTCCTAGCGACCTGCCTCCTCGATCTGGTCCCCGACTACCTGGCGAGCATCAACGAAGCGCTGGCGTCCCTGAGAGTCACG CTCCAGTTCCCCCTGCAGGAGTTCATCCTGGCCATGGGCTTCTTCCTGGTGCTGGTGATGGAACAGATTGTGCTGGCCTACAAGGACCAGTCTGGCTCCCTAGAGGAGACGCGGGCTCTACTGGGGGCCTCGGCCCAGGACAGCACCGTGCAGTCCCAGCACTGGCAGGAGGGGCCCCTGCGCCCCGCCTGGGGCTCTGCCCAGGAGCGCCCCCACGTGCACGTTGACTTCAATGCGCACTCGGCCATCCGCTCCTTCATCCTGGTCTTCTCGCTCTCGCTGCACTCCGTCTTCGAGGGGCTGGCcgtggggctgcagcaggccagcgCCAAGGTGCTGGAGAtctgcctggccctgctcatCCACAAGTGCGTCATCGCCTTCAGCCTCTCGCTCAAGCTGCTGCAAGGCCGGCTGCGCCCCCGGGCCGTGGTCGGCTGCCTGCTGCTCTTCGCCCTCATGTCCCCGCTGGGGATCGGCCTGGGGGTGGCCCTGACGGAGACCTCGGGCGCCCTGCACCAGCTCTCCCGCAGTGTGCTGGAGGGGCTGGCCACCGGCACCTTCATCTACATCACCTTCATGGAGATCCTGCCGCACGAGCTCGGCTCCTCCGAGCAGCGGATCCTCAAGGTCATCCTGCTCCTCGCCGGCTTCGCCCTGGTCACCAGCATCCTCTTCATCAAGATCTGA